The following coding sequences lie in one Phycisphaerae bacterium genomic window:
- a CDS encoding HAD family hydrolase — protein MEIDLIIFDWGGTLADVSNQPEALFAGSSVVNEVLSGRNDPDAARALVVYALGAEKAAAADPRCREVDLALLMADWAKAHAWPADAQRVAAAVQALGERWVGGALNPLPGALDAVRRLREAGYQLGLVSNCWIPKLYCDRELHRQGFAELMDFTVYSSEIGYRKPAKTVYETALRRAYPNGHRPDLARVLFVGDSPTCDVIAPATMGMKTALVGGRPGSWSEQDLARAKPDLQLGSVAELPAWLNGDPTAT, from the coding sequence GTGGAGATCGATTTGATCATCTTCGATTGGGGGGGCACGCTGGCCGATGTCTCCAACCAGCCCGAGGCCCTTTTTGCGGGCTCCTCCGTCGTGAACGAAGTGCTCAGCGGTAGGAACGATCCGGACGCCGCTCGAGCTCTGGTTGTCTATGCCCTCGGCGCAGAGAAGGCGGCAGCGGCCGATCCCAGATGCCGCGAAGTTGACTTGGCTCTTCTGATGGCCGACTGGGCCAAGGCTCACGCATGGCCAGCCGACGCCCAGCGTGTGGCCGCCGCAGTGCAAGCCCTCGGCGAGCGGTGGGTAGGCGGCGCCTTGAATCCTCTGCCGGGAGCCCTGGACGCCGTGCGCCGACTTCGTGAGGCCGGATACCAACTTGGCCTGGTGAGCAACTGTTGGATTCCGAAGCTCTACTGCGATCGGGAACTCCACCGCCAGGGTTTTGCTGAACTGATGGACTTCACGGTGTACTCCAGCGAAATCGGCTATCGCAAGCCAGCGAAAACAGTCTACGAGACGGCCCTCAGAAGGGCCTATCCCAACGGCCATCGACCAGATCTGGCGCGCGTCCTGTTCGTGGGGGATTCCCCGACCTGTGACGTCATCGCCCCGGCAACCATGGGCATGAAGACCGCCCTGGTGGGCGGCCGTCCGGGCTCATGGTCAGAGCAAGATCTGGCTCGCGCAAAACCGGATCTGCAACTTGGCAGCGTGGCGGAACTGCCCGCGTGGCTGAACGGCGATCCCACCGCCACTTGA